The proteins below are encoded in one region of Coffea arabica cultivar ET-39 chromosome 4c, Coffea Arabica ET-39 HiFi, whole genome shotgun sequence:
- the LOC113739042 gene encoding uncharacterized protein: protein MRNGDQSNLLHIGRLLQQYSVDTYVKLETSRLEFHRGKQNKLRTEAYQGLLDVIAKGFTNASNVGKHIILPASFIGGPRDMRRRYMDAMTLVQRYGKPDIFLTMTCNPSWPEIKNHLLETDECQNRPDLITRVFRAKIEQLKEDLFKKHLFGHVAAYTYVIEFQKRGLPHTHFLIILKEQSKMFSPKEYDNIVCAELPDRHQSPYLYSVVIKHMLHSPCGSMNPSNPCMWQNHKCRNNYPKDFSKYTKHGKNFYPIYKRQDDGSKVYIRQHELDNRWIVPYNPYILAKYDCHINVEICSAIEAVKYIYKYIYKGHDRVMYQLTAEQADKIIYEIKNFQSARWVCAPEAMWRIYAFDLNLISSSVILLHLHLENYQSMSLDKNRPLTDVIQDDRLS, encoded by the coding sequence ATGCGAAATGGAGATCAATCAAACTTGCTGCATATCGGCCGTCTATTGCAACAGTATTCTGTTGATACCTATGTGAAGTTAGAGACATCGCGGCTTGAATTTCACAGAGGCAAACAAAACAAATTGAGGACAGAGGCTTATCAAGGATTACTTGATGTCATAGCAAAAGGATTCACAAATGCATCAAATGTTGGAAAACACATCATTCTGCCTGCAAGTTTTATAGGAGGACCAAGAGATATGCGACGCCGATATATGGATGCAATGACCCTTGTGCAACGTTATGGAAAGCCAGATATTTTCCTCACAATGACCTGCAATCCATCTTGGCCTGAGATTAAGAACCATCTGCTTGAAACAGATGAGTGTCAAAACCGACCTGATTTGATTACACGGGTATTTCGTGCAAAAATTGAACAATTGAAAGAAGATCTTTTCAAGAAACATCTTTTCGGTCATGTTGCTGCTTATACTTATGtcattgaatttcaaaaaagaGGTTTGCCCCACACTCACTTCCTCATCATTCTAAAGGAACAATCAAAGATGTTCTCACCAAAAGAATATGACAACATTGTTTGTGCAGAGCTTCCTGATAGACATCAATCGCCATATCTATATTCTGTGGTTATAAAGCACATGCTTCATAGCCCTTGTGGATCAATGAATCCGAGTAATCCGTGCATGTGGCaaaatcacaagtgcagaaataacTATCCAAAGGATTTCTCAAAATATACAAAGCATGGAAAAAATTTCTATCCTATATACAAGAGACAAGATGATGGCAGCAAAGTCTATATCAGAcaacatgagctagataaccGATGGATTGTCCCTTACAATCCATATATTCTTGCAAAATACGATTGTCACATTAATGTTGAAATATGTTCTGCTATTGAAGCTGTAAAGTACatctataaatatatatacaaggGTCATGACAGAGTGATGTATCAATTGACAGCAGAACAAGCAGATAAGATTATTTATGAGATAAAAAATTTCCAGTCTGCAAGGTGGGTATGTGCTCCTGAAGCTATGTGGAGAATTTATGCTTTTGATCTCAATCTTATCAGTTCATCAGTTATTTTGCTTCATCTACACCTTGAGAACTACCAATCGATGTCATTAGATAAGAATCGGCCTCTAACAGATGTCATTCAAGATGACAGACTTTCATGA
- the LOC113739044 gene encoding uncharacterized protein, with product MGKSIKTYSFSDFIPSVQFINPAKEIQVELAIPVSTEDLAAVSMLNPGQQSAFDKIMQKVNTNTSAAFFIDGPGGTGKSFLYKALLATIRLKGDIALATATSGVAASILPGGRTAHSCFKIPLHHEANITCNLSKQSAISQLIKTTKLIIWDEAAIAKKYAIESFDRLLRDLLNCDQIFGGKIIVFGGDFRQTLPVVRKGQKENYISASLINSYVWPQLEKIHLTENMRASLDPSFSDFLLNIGNGTQPTIVDDKIKLPSHMIIPFIDDQPSLDTLINVVYPSLSSFLPSNSTVINKVILSTTNDIVHEVNQMLIQKFPGEEVKYISFDQTIDPSKQADHGDFLNTIHPPRLPPHELILKQNCPVILLRNLNPAKGLCNGTRLICLNFNKNVIHAEISVGIHSGNQAFIPRIPLHSSNDESYPIPFKRTQFPISLCFAMTINKSQGQTLDFVGLYLKEPVFSHGQLYIALSRAKTGDNVKILLRPISSDSLSNDCTRNVVYQEILTTAAHD from the coding sequence ATGGGAAAAAGCATAAAGACCTATAGCTTCTCAGATTTTATTCCCAGTGTTCAATTCATCAATCCTGCTAAAGAAATACAAGTTGAGCTTGCAATACCTGTCTCCACAGAAGATTTAGCAGCAGTTTCTATGTTGAATCCTGGACAGCAATCTGCATTTGACAAAATAATGCAAAAAGTCAATACAAATACATCAGCTGCATTCTTCATTGATGGTCCTGGTGGCACAGGAAAATCTTTCCTTTATAAAGCACTCCTCGCAACAATTAGATTAAAAGGTGACATTGCATTAGCAACTGCAACATCAGGAGTAGCTGCATCAATACTTCCAGGAGGTCGTACTGCTCACTCGTGCTTCAAGATTCCACTCCATCATGAAGCTAACATCACATGCAATCTTTCTAAACAAAGTGCCATATCTCAGCTAATCAAGACTACAAAACTCATAATATGGGATGAAGCAGCAATAGCCAAAAAATATGCAATTGAATCGTTTGACAGATTACTCAGAGACTTGTTGAATTGTGATCAGATCTTTGGTGGAAAAATCATTGTCTTTGGCGGAGATTTCAGACAAACTCTACCAGTTGTAAGGAAAGGTCAAAAGGAAAATTACATTTCTGCATCACTTATTAATTCATATGTCTGGCCTCAACTTGAAAAAATCCACCTAACTGAGAATATGAGAGCATCTTTGGATCCATCATTTTCAGATTTTCTTCTAAACATTGGAAATGGCACACAGCCAACCATTGTAGATGACAAAATAAAGTTGCCTTCTCATATGATCATTCCTTTTATTGATGATCAGCCATCCTTAGACACCCTCATCAATGTTGTTTATCCATCCTTGTCCAGCTTTCTACCTAGTAATTCTACAGTTATTAATAAAGTCATTCTCAGCACAACAAATGATATTGTACATGAAGTCAATCAAATGTTGATCCAGAAGTTCCCTGGAGAAGAAGTCAAGTACATCAGTTTTGATCAAACCATAGATCCAAGCAAGCAAGCCGATCATGGTGACTTCTTAAATACTATTCACCCTCCAAGATTACCCCCACATGAACTGATATTGAAGCAAAATTGCCCAGTTATACTCCTAAGAAATCTCAATCCTGCAAAAGGATTATGCAATGGAACACGTTTGATTTGTTtgaatttcaacaaaaatgttATTCATGCTGAAATTTCTGTTGGAATTCATTCTGGTAACCAAGCTTTCATTCCCCGCATTCCATTACATAGCTCCAATGATGAATCATACCCAATACCCTTCAAACGTACTCAATTTCCAATTTCATTGTGTTTTGCCATGACAATTAACAAATCACAGGGACAAACACTTGATTTTGTAGGATTATATTTGAAAGAACCAGTATTTTCACATGGTCAATTGTATATTGCACTATCAAGAGCTAAAACTGGTGATAATGTTAAAATTCTGCTTAGACCTATTTCTTCTGATTCTCTATCGAATGATTGCACACGCAATGTAGTTTATCAGGAAATTTTGACAACTGCAGCTCATGATTAA
- the LOC113739043 gene encoding uncharacterized protein, translated as MLTEFFSMNQTNKDAENLNPLYKEFPQHFVWDEGDRIWYTRKRWQVIGRLITAHPIEGERYYLRILLMHVRAPTSFDDLKIVNGYLASSFKEAAELRGLLHIDNGAEECLSEAILYKMPQCLRQLFAVILVHCSPADPHKLWSKFPQQTHHYQKLKLSQRSLLRLITICK; from the coding sequence ATGTTGACGGAATTCTTTTCAATGAATCAAACAAATAAAGATGCAGAAAATCTTAATCCTCTGTACAAGGAATTTCCTCAACATTTTGTCTGGGATGAAGGTGATAGAATATGGTATACTAGAAAACGATGGCAGGTCATCGGTCGTCTAATAACAGCACATCCAATTGAAGGAGAAAGATATTATCTCAGAATACTGCTCATGCATGTTCGAGCACCAACATCCTTTGATGATCTAAAAATAGTTAATGGTTATCTAGCATCTTCATTTAAAGAAGCAGCAGAATTACGAGGATTGCTTCATATAGATAATGGAGCTGAAGAATGCTTATCAGAAGCTATTCTCTACAAAATGCCACAATGTCTAAGACAGCTATTTGCAGTGATCTTAGTCCACTGCTCACCAGCTGATCCACATAAACTATGGTCGAAGTTTCCGCAGCAGACTCATCATTATCAGAAACTGAAATTATCACAAAGGTCCTTGCTTCGATTGATCACTATTTGCAAATAA